In one Balaenoptera musculus isolate JJ_BM4_2016_0621 chromosome 20, mBalMus1.pri.v3, whole genome shotgun sequence genomic region, the following are encoded:
- the KRT23 gene encoding keratin, type I cytoskeletal 23 encodes MNSSHSFSQTPSGSLYGTGSSWGQPGRFPRAPSVHGGAGGVCISLSFSSPRCPPPGGSWGSGRGSSLLGGNGKAMMQNLNDRLASYLDKVRALEEANVKLESCILKWHQQRDPGSEQDYSQYEEKVSCLQEQIVDGKMTNAQITLLIDNARIAVDDFSLKYENEHSVKKNLEIEVESLRNNLDDLTIVTTDLEQEVEGMREELILMKKRHEQEMEEHHVPNDFKVNVKVDTAPGEDLIKVLEDKRQEYEFIIKKHQDWYKEQLAAMTQEVARPTAVQSSQSDIRELKLTFQALEIDLQAQCNKKSALENMLSETQSRYSCQLHDIQRIISHYEEELMQLRHDLERLSNEYKVLLGIKTHLEKEISTYCQLLDGENGGTMKNLSRVWKAPKIKVIIQESINGRIILSQVNEI; translated from the exons ATGAACTCCAGCCACAGCTTCAGCCAGACCCCTTCAGGCTCCCTCTATGGCACAGGAAGCAGCTGGGGCCAGCCAGGGAGGTTTCCCCGGGCTCCCAGCGTCCACGGTGGCGCAGGGGGGGTCTGCATCTCGCTTTCCTTCTCCTCGCCCAGATGTCCACCCCCTGGGGGTTCTTGGGGGTCTGGAAGAGGCAGCTCCCTCCTAGGCGGAAATGGGAAGGCGATGATGCAGAACCTCAATGACCGCCTGGCCTCCTACCTGGACAAGGTGCGCGCCCTGGAGGAGGCCAACGTGAAACTCGAAAGTTGCATCCTGAAGTGGCATCAGCAGAGAGATCCGGGCAGTGAGCAAGATTACTCCCAATATGAGGAAAAGGTCAGCTGCCTGCAGGAGCAG ATAGTAGATGGCAAGATGACCAACGCTCAGATAACCCTTCTCATTGACAATGCCAGGATAGCAGTGGATGACTTCAGCCTTAA GTATGAAAATGAACACTCCGTCAAGAAAAACTTGGAAATTGAAGTTGAGAGTCTCCGAAATAACTTGGATGATCTGACCATTGTCACAACAGACTTGGAACAGGAGGTCGAGGGGATGAGGGAAGAGCTCATCCTCATGAAGAAGCGTCATGAGCAG GAAATGGAAGAACATCATGTGCCAAATGACTTCAAGGTCAATGTGAAGGTGGATACAGCCCCGGGAGAAGATCTGATTAAGGTCCTGGAGGACAAGAGGCAGGAATATGAGTTTATAATAAAGAAGCATCAAGACTGGTATAAAGAGCAG TTAGCAGCCATGACCCAGGAGGTGGCCCGTCCAACAGCTGTGCAGAGCAGCCAAAGTGATATCCGTGAGCTGAAGCTCACTTTCCAGGCCCTGGAGATTGACCTGCAGGCACAGTGCAACAAG AAATCTGCTTTAGAAAACATGTTATCAGAGACCCAGTCTCGGTACTCCTGCCAGCTCCATGACATACAAAGAATCATCTCCCACTACGAGGAGGAACTGATGCAGCTACGCCATGATCTGGAGCGTCTGAGCAACGAATACAAGGTCCTCCTGGGCATCAAAACCCACCTAGAGAAGGAAATCTCCACCTACTGCCAGCTCCTGGATGGAGAGAATGGAGG GACAATGAAGAATCTAAGTCGAGTGtggaaag CTCCAAAGATCAAGGTCATCATACAGGAGAGCATCAATGGAAGAATAATTCTTTCTCAAGTGAATGAGATCTAA